A stretch of the Desulforegula conservatrix Mb1Pa genome encodes the following:
- a CDS encoding DUF1499 domain-containing protein: MMKILMAFLIAFSLTGCSAKGGNTMERMSECPDSPNCVSSLSKMESHLIAPISFKGDPQKAMEKLEKVILSMKRAEIEIKEQGYIKAVFSSAVFRFKDDVECLLDKDKSIINIRSASRLGYSDFGVNRARVEEIRKLFDQQG, encoded by the coding sequence ATGATGAAAATTTTGATGGCATTTTTAATTGCCTTCTCCCTTACAGGATGCTCGGCAAAAGGAGGCAATACAATGGAACGTATGTCTGAATGTCCTGATTCACCAAACTGTGTGTCTTCTTTGTCAAAAATGGAATCGCATTTAATTGCCCCCATAAGCTTCAAGGGGGACCCGCAAAAGGCTATGGAAAAGCTTGAAAAAGTTATTCTTTCCATGAAACGGGCTGAAATAGAAATCAAGGAACAAGGATATATCAAGGCTGTATTCTCATCCGCAGTTTTCAGATTCAAGGATGATGTGGAATGCCTTCTTGATAAAGATAAAAGCATCATAAATATCAGGTCTGCCTCAAGGCTCGGCTATTCTGACTTTGGCGTCAACAGGGCAAGGGTCGAGGAAATTCGCAAACTTTTTGATCAGCAGGGGTAA
- a CDS encoding ferritin family protein gives MKSKIRLSFRMELIGKGYYSKLADQNAKKNPELAEKLSLFSRHEHKHSKLFAKLYSDRYGKQPGYEWPWQLAGKTMGVILWPLPLKLKLKRLGSIEKMAVRQIEKALASGEEGGYFDVIMAILPDEQKHAALFNDFFHQEGNA, from the coding sequence ATGAAATCAAAAATTAGATTGTCTTTCAGGATGGAACTCATCGGCAAAGGTTATTACAGCAAATTAGCGGATCAGAACGCAAAAAAGAATCCTGAACTTGCTGAAAAGTTGAGCCTTTTTTCAAGACATGAACATAAACACAGCAAGCTTTTTGCCAAACTTTATTCTGACCGCTACGGAAAGCAGCCTGGCTATGAATGGCCATGGCAGCTTGCGGGAAAGACAATGGGAGTGATTTTATGGCCACTTCCGCTCAAACTAAAACTGAAGCGCCTGGGTTCAATTGAAAAGATGGCTGTGAGGCAGATAGAAAAAGCTCTGGCCAGCGGAGAAGAAGGCGGGTATTTTGATGTAATCATGGCAATTCTGCCAGATGAACAGAAACACGCCGCTCTATTCAATGATTTTTTCCACCAGGAAGGAAATGCATGA
- a CDS encoding alpha/beta fold hydrolase, translated as MKLVLRTLVTMLLLSFMGCASTLLSVSKYIEHSRADLENKTVTVGTHTIHYLEGGTGDNIILIHGFGADKDNWTRFSRYLTDKYHVVALDLPGFGESSRIPEESYSVEAQAKRVHQFAEKLGMKKYHIVGNSMGGYIAGVYGAEYPSEVLSVGLFAPAGIKPVVENDLVKELKKGKNPLIVSTNEEYDHLLDLCFEKQPYIPCSVKNHLAGIAIKHRDFNEKVFKEFAQSFVLEERMKDISAKTLVLWGDKDKILDVSGADVLTKGIKNSKKIIMKDCGHTPMIERPEETAGYYLDFIK; from the coding sequence ATGAAATTAGTTTTGAGAACATTAGTTACGATGCTTCTTTTGAGCTTTATGGGATGTGCATCCACCCTTCTTTCAGTTTCGAAATACATAGAACATTCAAGGGCTGATCTTGAAAACAAGACTGTAACTGTGGGCACTCACACGATCCATTATCTTGAAGGAGGAACTGGGGATAATATTATTCTCATACATGGTTTTGGTGCAGACAAGGATAACTGGACCCGTTTTTCAAGATATCTGACTGACAAATACCATGTGGTTGCCCTGGATCTGCCTGGTTTTGGAGAAAGTTCCCGAATTCCTGAAGAATCATACAGCGTAGAAGCCCAGGCCAAAAGAGTGCATCAGTTTGCTGAAAAACTTGGAATGAAAAAATATCATATAGTCGGTAATTCCATGGGCGGTTACATTGCTGGAGTGTACGGAGCTGAATATCCTTCAGAAGTACTTTCCGTCGGACTTTTTGCTCCAGCAGGGATAAAGCCGGTTGTTGAAAACGATCTGGTTAAAGAGCTTAAAAAAGGGAAGAATCCTCTTATTGTAAGCACCAATGAGGAATACGACCATCTCCTTGATCTCTGCTTCGAAAAGCAGCCTTATATTCCCTGCTCTGTCAAAAACCATCTTGCAGGCATTGCCATTAAACACAGGGATTTCAACGAAAAGGTTTTCAAAGAATTTGCACAAAGCTTTGTTCTTGAGGAAAGAATGAAGGATATTTCCGCAAAAACTCTGGTTCTATGGGGTGACAAGGACAAAATTCTTGATGTTTCAGGAGCTGATGTTCTGACCAAAGGCATAAAGAATTCAAAAAAAATCATAATGAAAGATTGCGGTCATACGCCAATGATTGAAAGACCAGAGGAAACCGCAGGGTATTATCTGGATTTCATAAAATAG
- a CDS encoding NIPSNAP family protein, giving the protein MFFELRFYPVKPGKMEEWVNQMEEVVIPFQVSRGITFVASFVSLDNPDEYIWIRRFESEEEKERLYKTIYESDVWKEQIGPKNGELIDRANIRVVRMAATPKSVIR; this is encoded by the coding sequence ATGTTTTTTGAATTAAGATTCTATCCGGTAAAGCCGGGCAAGATGGAAGAATGGGTCAATCAGATGGAAGAGGTGGTAATTCCTTTTCAGGTTTCAAGGGGCATAACCTTTGTGGCGAGCTTTGTTTCCCTCGACAACCCGGACGAATACATCTGGATCAGACGCTTTGAAAGTGAAGAGGAAAAGGAAAGGCTTTATAAGACTATTTACGAAAGCGATGTCTGGAAAGAACAGATTGGCCCTAAAAATGGCGAACTAATAGACCGGGCAAACATCAGGGTTGTGAGAATGGCTGCTACGCCTAAATCTGTAATCAGGTAA